From the Alloalcanivorax dieselolei B5 genome, one window contains:
- a CDS encoding OmpA family protein — MDAKHFLASSIALASVSVASVATAADIPDRYFYLGGHVSQSWMDIGDHYEGDGYIDDNVPGVSTDTVTLPGAQLGYRFNRDWSIQAWWERNNYNSVDLRNNFVSLRKHFRGDASPFETYVGLNAGETRTEFNSESSNDFKEAVGGVEFGVQTALARNFLLDVGARPTYSFRSERWDGQIYAGLNLLIGASSAAKPAPVTDVATDSDGDGVPDDRDQCPNTPAGAVVDARGCELDDDGDGVPNSADQCPNTPAGAKVDEVGCQLYLTEDIKETLYVEFEFDKAVVRQTSYPELEGLATRMREYPSANLVLEGHTDSTGPEGYNQKLSQQRANAVKDVLVNHFNVDNSRITAEGYGEAKPIADNSTRDGRAQNRRVEAIMKATVKEAQFQD, encoded by the coding sequence CACTGGCATCCGTATCCGTTGCGAGTGTCGCTACGGCCGCGGATATCCCCGATCGGTATTTCTACCTCGGTGGTCACGTCAGCCAAAGCTGGATGGATATCGGCGATCACTACGAGGGTGACGGGTATATTGACGACAACGTGCCCGGTGTTAGCACCGATACCGTGACCCTGCCGGGCGCTCAACTTGGTTACCGCTTCAACCGTGACTGGTCTATCCAGGCATGGTGGGAACGCAACAACTACAACAGCGTGGACCTGCGCAACAACTTCGTCAGCCTGCGCAAGCACTTCCGTGGTGACGCTTCCCCGTTCGAAACCTACGTCGGTTTGAACGCCGGTGAAACCCGTACTGAGTTCAACAGCGAAAGCAGCAACGATTTCAAAGAAGCCGTTGGTGGTGTTGAATTCGGTGTGCAAACCGCGCTGGCTCGCAACTTCCTGCTGGACGTAGGCGCTCGCCCGACCTACAGCTTCCGCAGTGAACGTTGGGACGGTCAGATCTATGCCGGCCTGAACCTGCTGATCGGCGCTTCCAGCGCTGCCAAGCCGGCTCCGGTAACCGACGTGGCCACCGACAGCGATGGCGACGGTGTTCCGGATGATCGTGATCAATGCCCGAACACTCCGGCCGGTGCGGTAGTCGATGCCCGCGGTTGTGAGCTGGACGACGACGGCGACGGCGTACCGAACAGCGCTGACCAGTGCCCGAACACCCCGGCAGGCGCGAAAGTCGACGAGGTGGGCTGCCAGCTCTACCTGACCGAAGACATTAAAGAAACCCTGTACGTGGAATTCGAGTTCGACAAGGCGGTTGTTCGTCAAACCTCCTACCCCGAGCTGGAAGGCCTGGCTACCCGCATGCGCGAGTACCCGTCCGCGAACCTGGTTCTGGAAGGTCACACCGACAGCACCGGTCCGGAAGGCTACAACCAGAAACTGTCCCAGCAGCGTGCCAACGCCGTGAAAGACGTGCTGGTTAACCACTTCAACGTGGACAACAGCCGCATCACCGCCGAAGGTTACGGCGAAGCCAAACCGATTGCTGACAACAGCACTCGCGATGGCCGCGCTCAGAACCGTCGCGTGGAAGCGATCATGAAAGCGACCGTGAAAGAAGCTCAGTTCCAGGATTAA
- a CDS encoding acyl-CoA dehydrogenase family protein → MAKDAIGYALTALNRLASSELLDRLGMRHTAERLAYRLTKGGFQVLTTSARAFKSARKVDRPERLNAPGTTTDLFDLNITEEQQMIRDSVRAFAGEVLREQAERADHDQGIAEEVLGQARELGLNFFAVPEALGGAANESTTVTSMLVAEDLSWGDMGQAVAILAPMGVANALTRWGTATQQDKYLGSFAEEQAPLATIAVTEPRPLFDPMALNTHATRDGDDWVINGEKSLVPLAAEAELFLVAAATEEGPAVFIVEGGTQGLTVGEDPAMGIRASAQRPLRLDEVRVPEQNRLGDEEFDYRAFVDLGTLAWCALAIGTAQAVLDYVVPYCNERTAFGEPISHRQAVAFMIADMAIELDAMRMLTYRAACRAEQGKSFRREAHLARTLVKDKAMKIGTDGVQLLGGHGFTKEYPVERWYRDLRAVGVAFGGLHL, encoded by the coding sequence ATGGCCAAAGATGCTATTGGCTACGCACTCACCGCCCTTAACCGTCTGGCGTCCTCCGAGCTGCTGGACCGGCTGGGTATGCGCCATACCGCCGAGCGGCTGGCCTATCGCCTGACCAAAGGCGGTTTCCAGGTACTCACCACCTCCGCCCGCGCCTTCAAGTCCGCCCGTAAAGTGGACCGGCCCGAGCGCCTCAACGCGCCGGGCACCACCACCGATCTGTTCGATCTCAATATCACCGAAGAGCAGCAGATGATCCGTGACAGCGTGCGGGCTTTCGCCGGCGAGGTACTGAGGGAACAGGCCGAACGGGCTGATCATGACCAGGGGATCGCCGAAGAGGTGCTGGGCCAGGCGCGGGAACTGGGTTTGAATTTCTTCGCCGTCCCCGAAGCGCTCGGCGGCGCCGCCAATGAAAGCACCACCGTCACCAGCATGCTGGTGGCCGAGGATCTGAGTTGGGGCGACATGGGCCAGGCGGTGGCGATTCTGGCGCCCATGGGCGTCGCCAATGCCCTGACCCGCTGGGGCACGGCCACACAACAGGACAAGTACCTTGGCAGCTTCGCCGAGGAACAGGCTCCGTTGGCCACCATCGCGGTAACGGAGCCGCGCCCGCTGTTCGATCCCATGGCGCTGAACACCCACGCCACCCGCGATGGCGACGACTGGGTCATCAACGGTGAGAAGTCCCTGGTTCCGCTGGCCGCGGAAGCCGAGCTGTTCCTGGTGGCGGCGGCCACCGAGGAAGGGCCGGCGGTGTTCATCGTCGAAGGTGGCACCCAGGGACTGACCGTGGGAGAGGATCCCGCCATGGGGATTCGCGCCAGCGCCCAGCGGCCGCTGCGCCTCGATGAAGTCAGGGTCCCGGAACAGAATCGCCTGGGCGACGAGGAGTTTGATTATCGTGCCTTCGTCGACCTCGGCACTCTGGCCTGGTGCGCTCTGGCCATCGGCACCGCCCAGGCGGTACTGGATTATGTGGTCCCTTACTGTAATGAGCGTACCGCTTTCGGTGAGCCGATCAGCCACCGTCAGGCGGTGGCCTTCATGATCGCCGACATGGCCATCGAACTGGATGCCATGCGTATGCTTACCTACCGCGCGGCCTGTCGCGCCGAACAGGGCAAATCGTTCCGCCGCGAAGCTCATCTGGCCCGTACTCTGGTCAAGGACAAAGCCATGAAGATCGGCACCGATGGCGTTCAGCTTCTCGGCGGCCACGGCTTTACCAAGGAGTATCCGGTGGAACGCTGGTACCGTGATCTGCGTGCCGTTGGCGTCGCCTTTGGCGGCCTGCACCTGTAA